In Streptomyces sp. NBC_01381, a genomic segment contains:
- a CDS encoding methyltransferase, with protein MTGTAPQDPQDPQDPASEGDSALRAWRTIGPLMDLITPMALRTAATLGIADLIADGSGPIDDLARRSGTDRDALGRMLRHLVCHGVFTEPEPGRFGLNGTAELLRSGHPAQLRSWLDLDGFGGTMDLAFTGLMHTVRTGEPAWQKVFGAPFWPYLAAHPDMAASFDATMSSGAAFVADAAGGYDWSSARHVTDVGGGAGALLAEVLATHLDLRATLLDLPETAERGREFLAARGLADRCEIVGQSFFDPLPAGSDVYILSGVVHDWGDTQARAVLRRCAEAAGEHGRVVVIETSADDPASFAEMDLRMLVLAGGRERGVDEYAALTSDSGLRVAGVHTTPLGQVILDCVTPPAAAP; from the coding sequence ATGACAGGGACGGCCCCGCAGGACCCGCAGGACCCGCAGGACCCGGCGAGCGAGGGCGACAGTGCACTGCGGGCCTGGCGGACCATCGGGCCGCTGATGGACCTGATCACCCCCATGGCCCTGCGGACGGCCGCCACGCTGGGCATCGCCGACCTGATCGCCGACGGCTCCGGGCCGATCGACGACCTCGCCCGGCGCTCGGGGACCGATCGGGACGCGCTCGGCCGGATGCTGCGGCACCTGGTGTGCCACGGCGTCTTCACCGAGCCGGAGCCCGGGCGCTTCGGGCTCAACGGCACCGCGGAGCTGCTGCGTTCCGGTCACCCGGCACAGCTGCGGAGCTGGCTCGACCTCGACGGTTTCGGCGGCACGATGGACCTGGCGTTCACCGGCCTGATGCACACCGTCCGCACCGGGGAGCCCGCCTGGCAGAAGGTCTTCGGCGCCCCGTTCTGGCCCTATCTGGCGGCGCATCCGGACATGGCGGCCTCCTTCGACGCCACCATGTCGTCCGGCGCGGCCTTCGTGGCGGACGCGGCCGGAGGCTACGACTGGTCCTCGGCCCGGCACGTGACCGATGTCGGCGGCGGCGCCGGCGCGCTGCTCGCCGAGGTGCTCGCGACCCACCTGGACCTGCGGGCCACCCTGCTCGACCTCCCCGAGACCGCCGAGCGGGGCCGGGAGTTCCTCGCCGCGCGCGGCCTCGCGGACCGGTGCGAGATCGTCGGGCAGAGCTTCTTCGACCCCCTGCCCGCAGGTTCGGACGTGTACATCCTCAGCGGAGTGGTGCACGACTGGGGCGACACGCAGGCCCGTGCCGTCCTGCGCCGGTGTGCGGAGGCGGCCGGGGAGCACGGCCGGGTCGTCGTCATCGAGACGTCCGCCGACGACCCGGCGTCCTTCGCGGAGATGGACCTGCGCATGCTGGTCCTCGCGGGCGGCCGGGAACGCGGCGTCGACGAGTACGCGGCGCTGACCTCCGACAGCGGGCTGCGTGTCGCAGGCGTGCACACGACACCGCTGGGCCAGGTGATCCTCGACTGCGTCACGCCGCCGGCGGCGGCCCCGTAA
- a CDS encoding RidA family protein has protein sequence MTLIHRTTVPTLFPPPGYAHAAVVEAGARLAFMAGSVPLDPEGNLVGDGDVPRQTAQVIANLDEALRAIGSDLSLVVASTVYVVGDEPGVLSEAWEVVSASALHAGPHTSTLLGTTCLGYRGQLVEITATAVVPEPAAGP, from the coding sequence ATGACCCTCATTCACCGCACCACGGTCCCCACCCTCTTCCCGCCACCCGGATACGCCCACGCCGCCGTCGTCGAGGCAGGCGCCCGCCTCGCCTTCATGGCGGGCTCCGTGCCGCTCGACCCCGAGGGGAACCTCGTGGGGGACGGCGACGTGCCCCGGCAGACCGCGCAGGTCATCGCCAACCTCGACGAGGCGCTGCGCGCGATCGGCAGCGATCTCTCCCTGGTGGTGGCCAGCACGGTGTACGTCGTCGGCGACGAACCCGGCGTCCTGAGCGAGGCGTGGGAGGTCGTGAGCGCCTCCGCCCTGCACGCGGGCCCGCACACGTCGACGCTTCTCGGCACCACGTGCCTCGGGTACCGCGGCCAGCTGGTGGAGATCACTGCCACGGCCGTCGTGCCGGAGCCCGCCGCCGGTCCCTAG
- a CDS encoding alpha/beta fold hydrolase: MPLFPAHDGTDLSHHVYGDDAGAPLICLPGGPQDSVYLGELGGLSAHRQLIMLDIRGTGESALPQDLASCRCDRLVDDVEALREHLGLDRIDLLGHSAGANIAVQYAARHPERVGRLVLVTPSTRAVGVAIDGATRRETALLRKDEPWFPEAFAALEAIVSGNATADSWQAIAPFSYGNWDAAAQAHQAAEAGQQNPAVTEAFGAEGAFEPEATRAALAEFGAPVLVVAGEFDLGAPPAAVAEVAALFPDATLVVRPGAGHFPWLDDAEGFVAPVAEFLA, encoded by the coding sequence ATGCCCCTCTTCCCCGCCCATGACGGCACGGACCTCTCCCATCACGTGTACGGCGACGACGCCGGCGCCCCGCTCATCTGCCTGCCCGGCGGTCCGCAGGACTCCGTGTACCTCGGTGAGCTCGGCGGTCTGTCCGCCCACCGGCAATTGATCATGCTGGACATCCGGGGCACGGGGGAGTCCGCGCTGCCGCAGGATCTCGCGTCCTGCCGGTGCGACCGGCTCGTCGACGACGTCGAGGCCCTGCGCGAGCACCTCGGGCTCGACCGCATCGATCTGCTCGGGCACAGCGCGGGTGCGAACATCGCCGTCCAGTACGCGGCCCGCCACCCCGAGCGGGTCGGCAGGCTCGTCCTGGTCACGCCGAGCACCAGGGCCGTCGGCGTCGCCATCGACGGTGCGACCCGGCGCGAGACCGCGCTGCTCCGCAAGGACGAGCCCTGGTTCCCGGAGGCCTTCGCGGCCCTCGAAGCCATCGTGTCCGGCAACGCCACGGCGGACAGCTGGCAGGCCATCGCGCCTTTCTCGTACGGCAATTGGGACGCGGCGGCGCAGGCGCACCAGGCGGCGGAGGCCGGCCAGCAGAACCCGGCCGTCACCGAGGCTTTCGGCGCCGAGGGCGCGTTTGAGCCCGAGGCCACGCGCGCGGCGCTCGCCGAGTTCGGGGCGCCGGTCCTCGTGGTCGCCGGGGAGTTCGACCTGGGCGCGCCGCCGGCCGCCGTGGCGGAGGTCGCCGCGCTGTTCCCGGACGCGACGCTCGTCGTGCGGCCGGGCGCGGGGCACTTTCCGTGGCTCGACGACGCGGAGGGATTCGTCGCGCCCGTCGCGGAGTTCCTCGCGTGA
- a CDS encoding MFS transporter, which yields MYLASTDAVAKAKAKTKPEAEAEAAPEGAAEAKAEGKAKRGRVAGPVIALGAVSLVTDISSEMVTAVLPLYFVLQLGLSPLQFGFLDGLYNGVTAFVRLLGGYAADRGGRHKLVAGGGYALSALSRLGLLLAGGATAGIGAALAADRIGKGVRTAPRDALISLSSPPDTLGRAFGVHRAMDTTGALLGPLAAFALLWATADAYDAVFVVSFCFGLLGVLMLVAFVPGRHDATLVAATRREPSTTKRGRVVDLVRIPAFRRVLGAAALLGAATIGDAFLYLLLQRRLDFAVSWFPLLPLGAAAVYLLLAVPAGRLADRVGRRVPFLAGHAALLGGYVLLLCPTDGLPLLVGVLLLLGIFYAATDGVLMALATPVLPRGRRASGMAVLQTGQALARLVAAAGFGAAWTLWGIGPALTCAVLALTVALAGAALLLPRTGSLQNPERQA from the coding sequence ATGTATCTGGCATCCACCGACGCGGTCGCGAAGGCCAAAGCGAAAACCAAGCCCGAAGCCGAAGCCGAAGCCGCCCCCGAAGGGGCGGCGGAAGCCAAGGCCGAGGGCAAGGCCAAGCGCGGCCGCGTCGCCGGGCCCGTCATCGCCCTCGGCGCGGTCAGCCTGGTCACCGACATCTCCTCCGAGATGGTCACGGCGGTCCTTCCGCTCTACTTCGTGCTCCAACTCGGGCTCTCTCCCCTCCAGTTCGGCTTCCTCGACGGCCTCTACAACGGCGTAACCGCCTTCGTGCGGCTCCTCGGCGGTTACGCCGCCGACCGCGGCGGACGGCACAAGCTCGTCGCGGGCGGCGGTTACGCGCTCTCCGCGCTCTCCCGGCTCGGCCTGCTCCTCGCGGGCGGGGCCACGGCCGGGATCGGCGCGGCGCTCGCGGCGGACCGCATCGGCAAGGGGGTGCGCACCGCGCCGCGCGACGCGCTGATCTCGCTCAGCAGCCCGCCGGACACCCTCGGCCGCGCCTTCGGCGTGCACCGGGCGATGGACACGACGGGCGCGCTGCTCGGTCCGCTCGCCGCGTTCGCGCTGCTGTGGGCGACGGCGGACGCGTACGACGCCGTGTTCGTGGTCAGCTTCTGCTTCGGGCTGCTCGGGGTGCTCATGCTGGTCGCGTTCGTACCGGGGCGGCACGACGCCACCCTCGTCGCCGCCACCCGCCGGGAGCCTTCAACCACCAAGCGGGGAAGGGTCGTTGACCTCGTGCGCATCCCCGCGTTCCGGCGCGTCCTCGGGGCGGCGGCGCTGCTCGGCGCGGCCACCATCGGCGACGCCTTCCTGTATCTGCTGCTCCAGCGGCGGCTCGACTTCGCGGTCAGCTGGTTCCCGCTGCTGCCCCTGGGCGCCGCCGCCGTCTATCTGCTGCTCGCGGTGCCCGCGGGGCGGCTCGCCGACCGTGTGGGCCGCCGCGTCCCGTTCCTGGCCGGGCACGCGGCGCTGCTCGGCGGGTACGTCCTGCTGCTCTGCCCCACCGACGGCCTGCCTCTGCTCGTCGGCGTACTGCTGCTGCTCGGCATCTTCTACGCCGCCACCGACGGCGTCCTGATGGCGCTCGCCACGCCCGTGCTGCCGCGGGGGCGCAGGGCGAGCGGCATGGCGGTGCTCCAGACGGGCCAGGCCCTGGCCCGCCTTGTCGCCGCGGCCGGCTTCGGCGCGGCGTGGACGCTGTGGGGCATCGGCCCCGCGCTGACCTGCGCGGTGCTCGCCCTCACGGTGGCGCTGGCGGGGGCGGCGCTGCTGCTTCCCCGCACCGGAAGCCTCCAGAACCCCGAAAGGCAGGCATGA